In the genome of Triticum urartu cultivar G1812 chromosome 5, Tu2.1, whole genome shotgun sequence, one region contains:
- the LOC125509567 gene encoding uncharacterized protein LOC125509567 isoform X3, translating to MSMCWRWRRRRRAQLEVAHPCVGVVDGDQLTTGMQRLRSGLLRGHGAMARRIHNARVNESVGLDLYSFNTLIRGCGQVIWSVHGRCSMVRSLGSYEEKCGLCYSLFRFLHLLVFYIQSSGKYEMKPGCGKGSAVDRSREQTIGAVKKKMKEQMDDFQVMRESIGQEYREVVERRVFTVTGNRLDEETIDGLIETGRSEQIFKDAVQQQGRAQECLHREHCRAKINLTNQEQRLDSLDSAF from the exons ATGTCCATGTGctggcggtggaggaggcggaggagggcTCAACTCGAGGTGGCCCATCCTTGCGTCGGGGTCGTCGATGGGGATCAATTGACCACCGGCATGCAGCGGCTCAGGTCCGGACTGCTGCGCGGCCATGGGGCCATGGCCAGGCGGATCCACAACGCCCGGGTCAACGAGAGCGTCGGCCTAGACCTCTACTCCTTCAACACGCTGATCCGGGGCTGCGGGCAGGTGATCTGGAGCGTGCACGGAAGGTGTTCGATGGTCCGTTCTTTGGGCAGTTATGAAGAAAAGTGTGGATTATGCTATTCTCTGTTCCGATTCTTGCACCTGTTGGTTTTTTACATTCAGAGCTCTGGAAAATATGAGATG AAACCTGGATGCGGGAAGGGCTCTGCGGTAGATCGGTCAAGGGAACAGACTATTGG AGCAGTGAAAAAGAAAATGAAGGAACAGATGGATGATTTTCAG GTAATGAGAGAATCAATCGGGCAGGAGTACCGGGAAGTCGTTGAAAGAAGGGTATTCACTGTAACTGGTAATCGCCTTGATGAAGAG ACAATTGATGGTTTAATCGAGACAGGAAGAAGCGAGCAGATTTTCAAAGATGCAGTTCAGCAGCAGGGGAGAGCCCAG GAATGCTTACACAGAGAACATTGCAGAGCTAAAATTAATTTGACTAATCAGGAACAACGGCTGGATAGTCTGGATAGTGCCTTTTGA
- the LOC125509567 gene encoding uncharacterized protein LOC125509567 isoform X5 — protein sequence MSMCWRWRRRRRAQLEVAHPCVGVVDGDQLTTGMQRLRSGLLRGHGAMARRIHNARVNESVGLDLYSFNTLIRGCGQVIWSVHGRCSMVRSLGSYEEKCGLCYSLFRFLHLLVFYIQSSGKYEMNLPNMQKPGCGKGSAVDRSREQTIGAVKKKMKEQMDDFQVMRESIGQEYREVVERRVFTVTGNRLDEECASFITLEPVDN from the exons ATGTCCATGTGctggcggtggaggaggcggaggagggcTCAACTCGAGGTGGCCCATCCTTGCGTCGGGGTCGTCGATGGGGATCAATTGACCACCGGCATGCAGCGGCTCAGGTCCGGACTGCTGCGCGGCCATGGGGCCATGGCCAGGCGGATCCACAACGCCCGGGTCAACGAGAGCGTCGGCCTAGACCTCTACTCCTTCAACACGCTGATCCGGGGCTGCGGGCAGGTGATCTGGAGCGTGCACGGAAGGTGTTCGATGGTCCGTTCTTTGGGCAGTTATGAAGAAAAGTGTGGATTATGCTATTCTCTGTTCCGATTCTTGCACCTGTTGGTTTTTTACATTCAGAGCTCTGGAAAATATGAGATG AACTTACCTAACATGCAGAAACCTGGATGCGGGAAGGGCTCTGCGGTAGATCGGTCAAGGGAACAGACTATTGG AGCAGTGAAAAAGAAAATGAAGGAACAGATGGATGATTTTCAG GTAATGAGAGAATCAATCGGGCAGGAGTACCGGGAAGTCGTTGAAAGAAGGGTATTCACTGTAACTGGTAATCGCCTTGATGAAGAG TGTGCCTCCTTTATAACTTTGGAACCTGTAGACAATTGA
- the LOC125509567 gene encoding uncharacterized protein LOC125509567 isoform X1, giving the protein MSMCWRWRRRRRAQLEVAHPCVGVVDGDQLTTGMQRLRSGLLRGHGAMARRIHNARVNESVGLDLYSFNTLIRGCGQVIWSVHGRCSMVRSLGSYEEKCGLCYSLFRFLHLLVFYIQSSGKYEMNLPNMQKPGCGKGSAVDRSREQTIGAVKKKMKEQMDDFQVMRESIGQEYREVVERRVFTVTGNRLDEETIDGLIETGRSEQIFKDAVQQQGRAQECLHREHCRAKINLTNQEQRLDSLDSAF; this is encoded by the exons ATGTCCATGTGctggcggtggaggaggcggaggagggcTCAACTCGAGGTGGCCCATCCTTGCGTCGGGGTCGTCGATGGGGATCAATTGACCACCGGCATGCAGCGGCTCAGGTCCGGACTGCTGCGCGGCCATGGGGCCATGGCCAGGCGGATCCACAACGCCCGGGTCAACGAGAGCGTCGGCCTAGACCTCTACTCCTTCAACACGCTGATCCGGGGCTGCGGGCAGGTGATCTGGAGCGTGCACGGAAGGTGTTCGATGGTCCGTTCTTTGGGCAGTTATGAAGAAAAGTGTGGATTATGCTATTCTCTGTTCCGATTCTTGCACCTGTTGGTTTTTTACATTCAGAGCTCTGGAAAATATGAGATG AACTTACCTAACATGCAGAAACCTGGATGCGGGAAGGGCTCTGCGGTAGATCGGTCAAGGGAACAGACTATTGG AGCAGTGAAAAAGAAAATGAAGGAACAGATGGATGATTTTCAG GTAATGAGAGAATCAATCGGGCAGGAGTACCGGGAAGTCGTTGAAAGAAGGGTATTCACTGTAACTGGTAATCGCCTTGATGAAGAG ACAATTGATGGTTTAATCGAGACAGGAAGAAGCGAGCAGATTTTCAAAGATGCAGTTCAGCAGCAGGGGAGAGCCCAG GAATGCTTACACAGAGAACATTGCAGAGCTAAAATTAATTTGACTAATCAGGAACAACGGCTGGATAGTCTGGATAGTGCCTTTTGA
- the LOC125509567 gene encoding syntaxin-132-like isoform X6: MKKSVDYAILCSDSCTCWFFTFRALENMRCCICLWFAACPCAVLQNLPNMQKPGCGKGSAVDRSREQTIGAVKKKMKEQMDDFQVMRESIGQEYREVVERRVFTVTGNRLDEETIDGLIETGRSEQIFKDAVQQQGRAQECLHREHCRAKINLTNQEQRLDSLDSAF, translated from the exons ATGAAGAAAAGTGTGGATTATGCTATTCTCTGTTCCGATTCTTGCACCTGTTGGTTTTTTACATTCAGAGCTCTGGAAAATATGAGATG CTGTATCTGCTTATGGTTTGCTGCTTGCCCCTGTGCTGTGCTACAGAACTTACCTAACATGCAGAAACCTGGATGCGGGAAGGGCTCTGCGGTAGATCGGTCAAGGGAACAGACTATTGG AGCAGTGAAAAAGAAAATGAAGGAACAGATGGATGATTTTCAG GTAATGAGAGAATCAATCGGGCAGGAGTACCGGGAAGTCGTTGAAAGAAGGGTATTCACTGTAACTGGTAATCGCCTTGATGAAGAG ACAATTGATGGTTTAATCGAGACAGGAAGAAGCGAGCAGATTTTCAAAGATGCAGTTCAGCAGCAGGGGAGAGCCCAG GAATGCTTACACAGAGAACATTGCAGAGCTAAAATTAATTTGACTAATCAGGAACAACGGCTGGATAGTCTGGATAGTGCCTTTTGA
- the LOC125509567 gene encoding uncharacterized protein LOC125509567 isoform X4, translating into MSMCWRWRRRRRAQLEVAHPCVGVVDGDQLTTGMQRLRSGLLRGHGAMARRIHNARVNESVGLDLYSFNTLIRGCGQVIWSVHGRCSMVRSLGSYEEKCGLCYSLFRFLHLLVFYIQSSGKYEMNLPNMQKPGCGKGSAVDRSREQTIGAVKKKMKEQMDDFQVMRESIGQEYREVVERRVFTVTGNRLDEETIDGLIETGRSEQIFKDAVQQQGRAQ; encoded by the exons ATGTCCATGTGctggcggtggaggaggcggaggagggcTCAACTCGAGGTGGCCCATCCTTGCGTCGGGGTCGTCGATGGGGATCAATTGACCACCGGCATGCAGCGGCTCAGGTCCGGACTGCTGCGCGGCCATGGGGCCATGGCCAGGCGGATCCACAACGCCCGGGTCAACGAGAGCGTCGGCCTAGACCTCTACTCCTTCAACACGCTGATCCGGGGCTGCGGGCAGGTGATCTGGAGCGTGCACGGAAGGTGTTCGATGGTCCGTTCTTTGGGCAGTTATGAAGAAAAGTGTGGATTATGCTATTCTCTGTTCCGATTCTTGCACCTGTTGGTTTTTTACATTCAGAGCTCTGGAAAATATGAGATG AACTTACCTAACATGCAGAAACCTGGATGCGGGAAGGGCTCTGCGGTAGATCGGTCAAGGGAACAGACTATTGG AGCAGTGAAAAAGAAAATGAAGGAACAGATGGATGATTTTCAG GTAATGAGAGAATCAATCGGGCAGGAGTACCGGGAAGTCGTTGAAAGAAGGGTATTCACTGTAACTGGTAATCGCCTTGATGAAGAG ACAATTGATGGTTTAATCGAGACAGGAAGAAGCGAGCAGATTTTCAAAGATGCAGTTCAGCAGCAGGGGAGAGCCCAG TAG
- the LOC125509567 gene encoding uncharacterized protein LOC125509567 isoform X2, translated as MSMCWRWRRRRRAQLEVAHPCVGVVDGDQLTTGMQRLRSGLLRGHGAMARRIHNARVNESVGLDLYSFNTLIRGCGQVIWSVHGRCSMVRSLGSYEEKCGLCYSLFRFLHLLVFYIQSSGKYEMNLPNMQKPGCGKGSAVDRSREQTIGAVKKKMKEQMDDFQVMRESIGQEYREVVERRVFTVTGNRLDEETIDGLIETGRSEQIFKDAVQQQGRAQFHVFIVYEGYHCTFPSGEELKYGGGAS; from the exons ATGTCCATGTGctggcggtggaggaggcggaggagggcTCAACTCGAGGTGGCCCATCCTTGCGTCGGGGTCGTCGATGGGGATCAATTGACCACCGGCATGCAGCGGCTCAGGTCCGGACTGCTGCGCGGCCATGGGGCCATGGCCAGGCGGATCCACAACGCCCGGGTCAACGAGAGCGTCGGCCTAGACCTCTACTCCTTCAACACGCTGATCCGGGGCTGCGGGCAGGTGATCTGGAGCGTGCACGGAAGGTGTTCGATGGTCCGTTCTTTGGGCAGTTATGAAGAAAAGTGTGGATTATGCTATTCTCTGTTCCGATTCTTGCACCTGTTGGTTTTTTACATTCAGAGCTCTGGAAAATATGAGATG AACTTACCTAACATGCAGAAACCTGGATGCGGGAAGGGCTCTGCGGTAGATCGGTCAAGGGAACAGACTATTGG AGCAGTGAAAAAGAAAATGAAGGAACAGATGGATGATTTTCAG GTAATGAGAGAATCAATCGGGCAGGAGTACCGGGAAGTCGTTGAAAGAAGGGTATTCACTGTAACTGGTAATCGCCTTGATGAAGAG ACAATTGATGGTTTAATCGAGACAGGAAGAAGCGAGCAGATTTTCAAAGATGCAGTTCAGCAGCAGGGGAGAGCCCAG TTTCATGTGTTCATAGTGTACGAAGGTTATCATTGCACTTTTCCAAGCGGGGAAGAGTTAAAATATGGTGGCGGCGCATCTTAG